The sequence below is a genomic window from Mesotoga sp. UBA6090.
GCAGTGATCATCTTTTTTTGTCAGGGTGCCACCTGTCGTCTCTAGCTCGACTCCATTTGTGGACTTCCAAATCCATGCATGATCTGAGAACGACCATTTATCGCACCCGACGTATTGCCACTCTGCAAGAAGAGAGTTTACCCTGAACTCAATTGTTTCACCGATTCCAGCCGTGATCTCGGGAACTGGAATCGTCCTTGAGAATTGCTCGAAGGAATTTAGGTAAAACATGTCCTCCCAGAATGGAACTATGTTTTTTCCTGCGCTTTCGTAGGCTTTTTCAACTATCCCCACGCAGGAGTAAAGATCTCTTTCGGTGAAGGGAAGATCCCAAAAACCCGACCAGGCGAATCCAACCGACCAGAGTGCGCCGTTTCCTGCCGTCTCAAAAATGTATCTCGATATTTGTCGCCGTTCTAGGGGAGTGATTTCTCCCGGATATCTTCTTGCCCCGGAAAAGCTCCTAGACCAGTATTTCAGCCATCGGGACTCGTAAGTATCGTACTTGAAGAGACTCACATAGGTATCATTCTGAACAGTATTCGGGAAGACGAACACCCCCTCTTCGACCAAATTGTATCCATGAGTCAAAAAGGGATAGGACTCTCCGAAAGTAACGCCGTCGTTGAACCCGAGATTCCCGTCCGTCATGGCTGTCTCTTGATCAACCCCCAGATATAATGCGGAGTGGGAGGGTATCCAGTTCGGGCCGATGTGATAGAGAAGGTCGCCTTCAAGAAGAAACTTTCCAGGAAGATGTTGAGCAGTATAAAGAGCGTCTGCTCTTGAAATCAACAGGCAGTAGGGAAGCCTGGTAAACCTTACGAGCGTGGAAAGGGAATCTCTGCTGCACTGTGACTGAAACTCCGTTTCTACAGGCAGAAAGGAAGTATTACTGAGAATTGGCTGAACCATCAAGAGCTGACCTTCACCGACTCCCAGCTCCGAGTGGGAGAGCTCGAATAGCGGTCCGGGAACTTCCAGATCACTCTCATGGAAAAAGATCAGTGTCGTCCTTTCAGATATTGACTGCAATTCGTAAGAGACGACTTTTTCTTTTTGGACATCATTGAAGTACGCTGTTATGCCTCTCGCCAACTCAAAAGAGTTGTCTCCTGGAATCAGAAAGAGAGCTTTTCGTAGCGGCACGGGCGAAAAAGGTCCGGTGCATCCTGCAAAGAGCAGTATACACAAAGTGACAGAGAAGAAAATCGATCTCCGCATTAACATCCTCATTATTTAGTTTACCATTGTAGGGGCTAAAGAGAGATCGGACGTGTGGTAAATTATACTGTGAGGAACAGGAGGCGTGATGAGAAAGATTCCCAGATCAACATCTGTCGCGGCAGGCACTATAGCGATTCTTACCTTTTCGATTCTATCGAAGGGTATGGGTTTTTTCAGAGAGATGCTCGTCGCCGGACTGTTTGGAACCTCTGCAAATCTAGATGCAGTATTCGTCGCCATGACTCCGGCTACAACGCTTTCCGGGATAATAGCCGGAGCACTCGCGGCCATTTTTGTTCCGGTCTATCATTCAATCAGAAAGGAAAACCCCGAAAGATCAAAGAGATATGCGGGAGCTGTTCTCATTTCTGGTTCACTCGTATTTCTGACTATGGGAGTTGTCTTTCTTCTTATTCCTGAACTGGTTATAAAGCTTTTCGCTCCCGGCTTTTCCGACGAAGTGGTGGCCTATGCCGCCAGAAAGCTGAGGTATCTGTCTATCTACCCATTGATTGGCGGAATTGAAAGCATACTGGGCGCGATTCTGAAATCGAACAGAAGGTTCATCCAGTACGGTATTTCACAGCTTTTCTTCAACGTAGTTGCGATTCCAGTCATATTTTTCACCGCCCCGTTTCTTTCTGAAGCCTCATACATTCTGGCCTGGATACTCGGAAACGCGATTACTGTGTTGGCGTACCTGCTTCAATCAAGAGAGCTATTCACTCTTAAGATTGGCAGGGGGACATCGATTGTGGAAACACTGTATCTTAGCCTTCCGCTAATTTTTTCCGGAAGTCTGGGTGTCATAAACAACATGGTGGACAAGGCTTTCGTTTCGCTCCTTCCGCCTGGCCGGGTCGCTTCTTTGCAGTATGCGCACACGCTTCTCGGATTGATCACTTTCACGATATCTGCCTTTCAAATGACTGCATACACCGAACTATCAGAGCTCGTAGTTGCGGACGACAAGAATAGAGTGAAAGAGCGGCTAAGGAAAACCGTCACAACTTCCCTGAATATTTCTCTTCCTCTTGCGGCCTGGATCATCATGATGGCTGAGCCTCTTGTGAAGGTAATCTACCAGCGGGGAGAGTTTGACTCGAATTCCACAAGCCTTGTAAGCATGGCTCTTATAGGTTACGGGGCGCTAATAGTGCTTTCCCCGATCTCTCATACTTGCTCGAGCTATTTCACTGCAAGAAAGAGATTGAAGGCGATAACTATGGTATCTGTGTTCTCAATCTTTTTGAATGCTTTTTTTGACTGGCTTATGCTTGAACCTTTCGGTCACGCAGGAATCGCGGCAAGCACTTCGATTGTTGTCCTAAACGCCACAATCATCTATGTTCTGCTAATTAGAAGAGAGGGCCTGAACTTCATGCCTTACAAACGAATTCTAAAGCTTGTTGGATTCTCAGTTGCAGTCTATCTTGTCGTTCTCCTTCTGAAATTCACTACAGGCACAACGCTCTGGCTCCTTCTGGGAAATGGCCTTTTCTTCTCTTTGTTCTTCATTAGTGCAAAGAGTGAGATAAGAGCAATCTCATCAAAGATCATGTCGCTTTTCAGAAGAAAGTGATCACGAGTAATGTCTTTTAACTCGATTTTCCTCGAAATCGAAAGGCAAGACAGGAGGAAGAATTATGAGAGATGTAGTGATAATCGGCGCCGGCCCTGCCGGACTATTTGCGGGGATAAGTTGCACTACGATGGGAAGAAACGTGACGATTATTGAGAAAACAAGCTCCCCCGGAAAGAAGCTTCTGCTCTCCGGAGGAGGACAATGCAATTTGACGAATGCTGAACCCGCATCTGCCATGCTCAAGAGATATTTTGGTGCGGGAAGATTTCTGAGACCCTCATTAATGGCCTTTGATTCAAATAGTCTGAAGGATTTCTTCGAGCAAAGAGGGCTGCAGCTTTTCAGCAGGGAGGATGGCAAGGTCTTCCCAGCCACATACTCTGCTAGAGATGTACTTGAAGTGCTTCTTGGCGAGTGCGAGAAACAGGGGATACAGATCAGGTACGGCTGCGGAGCCAGGGGAATCGAACTCACTCCTTCGGGTCGGTTTAAGCTCAGCACTCAAGCAGGTGAGATCAACGCGGATTATCTGGTGATCGCCGCCGGAGGGAAAAGCTATCAAGAGACGGGCTCTTCTGGGGACGGTTATTTCTTGGCCGAGATGCTAGGTCACAGCATTGTCTCGCCCAGGCCCGCGCTTACCTCGGTTTCGATTAAGGATTTCGCATTCTCAGATCTGGCCGGAATCTCACTGAAAGAAGCTGAGGTCACGTTATGGAGAAATCAGAAGAAGGTAAACGGTCGGAGAGAAGACCTTCTCTTCACCCACGAAGGTTTTTCGGGGCCGGCAATTCTACATCTTTCCAGAGAAGCAGAGCCAGAAGACATCATAAAGGTAAACATTAGCGGTCTCCCCCGTGAGAAACTCGAAGCCAGACTGATAGAGCTCTTCACCAACGAAGGCAAGAAGCTTGTAAAGACTGCTCTAAATTCCCTGCTGGACATCCCGGACAGACTCCTTACGAAGATTGTGGAAATCTCAGGGGTCGGTCAAAGGTCATGTTCAAAACTGACAAAAGAGGAGAGAAAGGAGCTGATTAGAAACCTCTTCGAGTCAAGTTTCGCCATAGAAAGAATCGGAGACTTCTCTCAGGCGATGGTCACAAGAGGAGGAGTCTCTTTATCAGAAGTCAATCCCAAGACAATGGAATCGAGACTTGTTGCCAATCTCTTCTTTTCGGGAGAAGTTCTGGATTTCGATGGCGAGACAGGAGGCTACAATCTGCAGGCGGCCTTCTCGACTGGTTATTTGGCCGGCAAGACGATTAAGGGTAAGACGTCCAGAGAGGGAAATCAATAAGCAGCTATTCCTCATTTTCTTGTTTATGTAGGAAACATTATGTTAATATGTGACAGAGCGAAGACCGGAGTTCGTTGACCTACTCACCTCAAGTTTCATGGAGACGGAGAGTTTTTCGGGATGCAAATGGGCTGCCACCAGATAACGTATTTCACTGTCTCTATGGTTTTCTTTCGGAGGTGCATTGTGGAGGTAAAAAAACCGAAGTGGTTTGACGACTGGGTTGAAATCGATCAGGATTATTTGAGGGAATCTGGAACAAGCTGGAAACTCAAAGAGAATGCTCCCAAAAGAGTGAGAAGAGATTACGAAAGGCTCATCGAACAGGTCGTTACCAAGGGTCCTTACTCTTATTCGTGGAAAGATGAACGGTAATCATTTCTCGTCCAAATCATTCTTATTGAGGCTCGCTCGACAAAGAAGTCTGCCAAGGCATTGGGGGTATCAGTTTGAGTATAAGTACTGGAACTGGTGATGGAGGGGAAACGAGCCTCTGGAGTGGAGAAAGGATAGAGAAAGACAGTGCGCGTGTTGAAGCGTATGGAACGATAGACGAGTTGAGTTCTTTCCTCGGTGAAGCTACGCATTTCTCCACAGAAGAAGTTGCCCATCATCTAATCAAGATTCAACGTTCGCTATTTAAGGCTGCCGGCCAGCTTGCGTCGAAAGATGTCGATTATGTTGAGCCGATTGAAGAGGTCGATGTCCAATTGATCACCGAGCTAGTGCACAGATACGAGTCGGAAGTGAAACTCGACGGATTCGTGATTCCCGGGAGCACTGTTGCTTCCTCGAAGCTTGATATTTGCAGAAGTGTAGCCAGGAGAGCAGAAAGGCGGGTAATCGCGCTCTCGAGAACCGAAAAGGTCGACAGCCTCTTACTGAAATACATCAACAGGCTTTCCGATCTTCTCTTCATGTTTGCAAGGTACGAAGAATATAAGGCTGGTAAGATTGTCTACAAGAGAGATATAAAGTAAGTGTCATCGATAGCTTACTCTGGCTACACCATCCTTCATACAAGAACCGAATCCGTAAGCCACTGAGTTCGGATCCATTCCAGGCAGGTAGAAGACAGTTATCATCTCGTCGACGTCCTGTCCCGCAGTCTCCCAGATTTGGCGCGTGATATTTTCGAGTTCGACCTCGCTCACGACTGATTTCTTCAGTATGATTCTAGCAGTACGCCTTCGCCAGGCTCTTCCGAAATCCCTGACAGTAAGTACCGAATATGAGTCTTCTAGGTTCGAAGTCAACTCAAAAATCTCCCTCCCGTATAAGTTGACATCATTATACAACATGTTACAGATCAATTCCAACTGATACACGTAATGCAGTCAGTAATTTATTCTCTACAATTCGCAAACGAAACTATTAGGGATTGTTTTCTAAACAGAAAAAAGCAGTCCGATCGTCCTAATTGATTCAGAGGCTTGACTAGACTTCTAGACAGCTTGATCCAGAATAATTCAGGCAGAATTGAAAACTCGCATCGCTACTGACTGAGCGTTGCGCAGAAAGGACAGTGGTAGAGATTTCTATTATTGTTTCTAACCTATGTTGCTTCTTCCAATCCCAAGTACCTTGCGGCACTGAGGGCAGAAGTATACTGCCGTTTTGCTGAACAATAAGCCCGGCCCCTTCTGCCTAAAGAAAACATCGGAAAGATCTGACTCACAATAAGGAAACTTCGGTTTCAGCTCTTCTTTTCTAATTGTGTTCAACTAACTCATCTCCTCGAAATCAAGATTCTCTGCTAACATTTCGTACTGATAAAGATAATCTACAGAAATACTAGCACAAGAAAAAGCCTAGTTCTGGAGAAGTTTCGTGAAACCTTTTGCCCTTATCAGAATCTCCTGAATCGACTCCCTGAAGAGAACCCCTCCCGAAATCGTGTCGACCTTCACGAGTTCGCAAAGAGCAGATTCTGCTTCGGTAAACAGATTAAGGATTTCAGAGATCTCTTCTTCTGTCACTGTCTGAGCGAGCACAAGAAGTCTTGCTGAGACTATTCCTGCCGCACTACGAAGTGCCTTTCCCCAAAGTGAGAATTCAAGAATCCATGGTTCGATTTCTTCCAGCAGACTGGCTGGCAACATCTTTCTAAGAACCTCGGCCGATTCAGAAATCCTCGTCGCCTCTTGCATTAGTAGTTCTTCCACTTGAGACCAACTGTTCTGAGATATCAAAAGCCCTAAAGAGTCTCGAGTATCAACAAGCCTCTTCGACTGGCCTCGATGAACAGGACTCATTAGATAGTATTCACAGAAGATCTTCATCTCTTTTTCGCACGACGGGGCAATCTCCTTGATAGTGCGAGACCAGGATTCTTCGACCTCGAATCCATAAGGATCTGACAGGAATTCGGCAGCAGAGCCGAGAGCTATTTTCGATGCGCAGGGCTGGATCATTGGGTTTAGCACAATTCCCTCACTGTGTTCAACTATCTCGGGATCTCTCCCTTCATATGGACCGACGTGAAGCTCGGGGACCATGAAAGCATCGTTTACGGGATAATTATCCCAAAACAATGGCTTTCTCCCGAATGCCGTTTCGGCCAACAAGGCATTTTCAGCAGAAATTCTTTCCGAGCAGGCACTGGAGCCTGTCCACATAATCGAGATTTCCCTATCGATTTCTTTGCCGAGCGTTCTCATATACTCGGTGATCTCTTTGCCGTGGTACTGAGTCGGACACACAATGAACCTGGAAATACCATCTACTTTCTCTTTAAGCGATCTATACACTGTATTTGCGAAAAAGGATTGGGCCTGTGCAAGGGAAGTGAACTCTTTCATGTCCTCTTCATGGACAAGAGTCTCTGGAATATCATCGTAGAAAAGCGCGAAAGAGCGAACCCCGACATCTGCCATTTCGATGAACTTCGAAACCATTATGTCAATATCTGCATCGCTAGAGTACTTCACCTCAAGTCCAGGGCTGACGGAAAATACAACGGTAAGTCCCCATGTCGAACCTTCAACGAGCAATTTTGAGAACTCGCTCTTGAAATCCTCGTCGTACATATCTCGCCATCTCTTCCTATGGAGCTGATCGTCTTTCGGAGCGTATATGTATAGATTGTAACCGTGCTCTCCCAAGAACTTTATGATCTCTCGCCTCTTCTCCATTGGCCAGGGGGTACCGTAGAATCCCTCAACAACGCCCCTAATCTCGAAATTTATGAAACTCAACTCCTTGGGTCCTTCTGTTTTCAAAAAGTCTATCATGACATTTTCGTTTCT
It includes:
- the murJ gene encoding murein biosynthesis integral membrane protein MurJ produces the protein MRKIPRSTSVAAGTIAILTFSILSKGMGFFREMLVAGLFGTSANLDAVFVAMTPATTLSGIIAGALAAIFVPVYHSIRKENPERSKRYAGAVLISGSLVFLTMGVVFLLIPELVIKLFAPGFSDEVVAYAARKLRYLSIYPLIGGIESILGAILKSNRRFIQYGISQLFFNVVAIPVIFFTAPFLSEASYILAWILGNAITVLAYLLQSRELFTLKIGRGTSIVETLYLSLPLIFSGSLGVINNMVDKAFVSLLPPGRVASLQYAHTLLGLITFTISAFQMTAYTELSELVVADDKNRVKERLRKTVTTSLNISLPLAAWIIMMAEPLVKVIYQRGEFDSNSTSLVSMALIGYGALIVLSPISHTCSSYFTARKRLKAITMVSVFSIFLNAFFDWLMLEPFGHAGIAASTSIVVLNATIIYVLLIRREGLNFMPYKRILKLVGFSVAVYLVVLLLKFTTGTTLWLLLGNGLFFSLFFISAKSEIRAISSKIMSLFRRK
- a CDS encoding NAD(P)/FAD-dependent oxidoreductase, which produces MRDVVIIGAGPAGLFAGISCTTMGRNVTIIEKTSSPGKKLLLSGGGQCNLTNAEPASAMLKRYFGAGRFLRPSLMAFDSNSLKDFFEQRGLQLFSREDGKVFPATYSARDVLEVLLGECEKQGIQIRYGCGARGIELTPSGRFKLSTQAGEINADYLVIAAGGKSYQETGSSGDGYFLAEMLGHSIVSPRPALTSVSIKDFAFSDLAGISLKEAEVTLWRNQKKVNGRREDLLFTHEGFSGPAILHLSREAEPEDIIKVNISGLPREKLEARLIELFTNEGKKLVKTALNSLLDIPDRLLTKIVEISGVGQRSCSKLTKEERKELIRNLFESSFAIERIGDFSQAMVTRGGVSLSEVNPKTMESRLVANLFFSGEVLDFDGETGGYNLQAAFSTGYLAGKTIKGKTSREGNQ
- a CDS encoding cob(I)yrinic acid a,c-diamide adenosyltransferase, coding for MSISTGTGDGGETSLWSGERIEKDSARVEAYGTIDELSSFLGEATHFSTEEVAHHLIKIQRSLFKAAGQLASKDVDYVEPIEEVDVQLITELVHRYESEVKLDGFVIPGSTVASSKLDICRSVARRAERRVIALSRTEKVDSLLLKYINRLSDLLFMFARYEEYKAGKIVYKRDIK
- a CDS encoding protein O-GlcNAcase — protein: MSKLSVVTEPIVKFPFSESADFCRNENVMIDFLKTEGPKELSFINFEIRGVVEGFYGTPWPMEKRREIIKFLGEHGYNLYIYAPKDDQLHRKRWRDMYDEDFKSEFSKLLVEGSTWGLTVVFSVSPGLEVKYSSDADIDIMVSKFIEMADVGVRSFALFYDDIPETLVHEEDMKEFTSLAQAQSFFANTVYRSLKEKVDGISRFIVCPTQYHGKEITEYMRTLGKEIDREISIMWTGSSACSERISAENALLAETAFGRKPLFWDNYPVNDAFMVPELHVGPYEGRDPEIVEHSEGIVLNPMIQPCASKIALGSAAEFLSDPYGFEVEESWSRTIKEIAPSCEKEMKIFCEYYLMSPVHRGQSKRLVDTRDSLGLLISQNSWSQVEELLMQEATRISESAEVLRKMLPASLLEEIEPWILEFSLWGKALRSAAGIVSARLLVLAQTVTEEEISEILNLFTEAESALCELVKVDTISGGVLFRESIQEILIRAKGFTKLLQN